From a single Nicotiana tomentosiformis chromosome 2, ASM39032v3, whole genome shotgun sequence genomic region:
- the LOC138904893 gene encoding uncharacterized protein gives MLRTTGILETSGVSFTTFQFSGAAFRWWVAYERRRPVSALPLTWQEFSVLFLEKFVPQSRREELHRQFEQLRQDGMSVMQYEMRFSELAHHVAWLVPTNRESIRRFINDLTYQLRLLMTRERVSGATFDEVIDIAR, from the coding sequence atgcttcggacaacgggtattttggagaccagtggggtctcgttcactacttttcaattttctggggctgcctttagatggtgggTGGCTTATGAGAGACGCAGACCAGTCAGTGCattaccacttacatggcaggagttctccgttctctttttggagaagtttgtgccgcagtctcgtagagaggagctccacagacagtttgagcagttacgtcaggatggcatgtcagTGATgcaatacgagatgagattttctgagttggctcatcacgtagcttggttggttcccactaatagaGAAAGCATCAGGAGGTTCATTAACgacctcacatatcagctgcgattacttatgactagagagagggtatctggtgctacttttgatgaggtaattgacattgctcggtag
- the LOC104098081 gene encoding protein DUF642 L-GALACTONO-1,4-LACTONE-RESPONSIVE GENE 2 — protein MEIARSSRRCKWVTAFLVLLACSAAGQVEDGPLVNGDFETPPSGGFSSGDGFSDGPLVLPSWKTNGTVELVESGQKQGGMILIVPQGRHAVRLGNDAEISQELKVEKGSIYSVTFSAARTCAQLESLNVSVPPASQTIDLQTLYNVQGWDSYAWAFQAEEDDVRAVFTNPGMEDDPTCGPIIDDIAIKKLFTPDKSKDNAVLNGDFEEGPWMFRNASLGVLLPTNLDEETSSLPGWIVESNRAVRYIDNYHFTVPEGKRAIELLSGKEGIISQMVETKPNKPYRLTFLLGHAGDSCKQPLAVMAFAGDQAQNIHYTPNSNSSFQIANLNFTAKADRTRVAFYSIYYNTRSDDMSSLCGPVVDDVRVEVSGSSTVKVLGFGFMLWLLVLVLV, from the exons ATGGAAATAGCTCGGAGCTCAAGAAGATGCAAATGGGTTACAGCATTTCTTGTTCTACTAGCTTGCTCAGCTGCTGGACAAGTTGAAGATG GTCCGTTAGTTAACGGTGATTTTGAGACACCTCCGTCAGGCGGTTTCTCTTCCGGCGACGGATTCTCTGATGGCCCTCTCGTACTCCCTAGCTGGAAAACAAACGGCACCGTCGAGCTAGTGGAATCAGGGCAAAAACAGGGTGGGATGATCCTCATCGTACCACAAGGTAGACACGCAGTTCGGCTCGGAAACGACGCCGAGATAAGTCAAGAGCTCAAAGTCGAGAAAGGCTCCATTTATTCAGTCACGTTCAGCgcggctcgcacctgcgcccagctAGAGTCACTGAACGTGTCGGTTCCTCCGGCGTCACAGACCATCGATCTTCAGACTCTGTATAATGTCCAGGGCTGGGATTCCTACGCGTGGGCCTTTCAAGCCGAGGAAGATGACGTGCGTGCCGTTTTCACAAATCCTGGCATGGAAGATGACCCTACTTGTGGGCCCATTATTGATGATATTGCTATCAAGAAGCTTTTCACTCCAGATAAGTCCAAAG ATAATGCAGTACTTAATGGCGACTTTGAAGAAGGTCCATGGATGTTCAGGAATGCTTCCCTCGGTGTTCTGCTTCCAACCAACCTCGACGAGGAAACATCATCGCTACCTGGTTGGATAGTTGAATCAAATCGAGCGGTTCGGTATATTGATAATTATCACTTTACAGTTCCAGAAGGGAAAAGAGCTATAGAATTGCTTTCAGGAAAAGAAGGCATTATATCTCAGATGGTTGAAACCAAGCCCAACAAGCCATACAGATTGACATTTTTGTTGGGCCATGCAGGGGACTCATGCAAGCAGCCACTGGCTGTTATGGCGTTCGCCGGTGATCAGGCCCAAAACATCCATTACACTCCCAATTCCAATTCTTCATTTCAGATTGCTAATCTGAATTTCACGGCTAAGGCGGACAGGACACGTGTTGCGTTCTATAGTATCTATTACAACACAAGGAGTGATGATATGAGCTCTCTTTGTGGACCTGTTGTGGATGATGTGAGGGTTGAAGTATCTGGGTCTAGCACAGTCAAGGTTTTGGGGTTCGGGTTTATGTTGTGGCTGTTAGTCTTAGTATTGGTTTAA
- the LOC138904894 gene encoding uncharacterized mitochondrial protein AtMg00820-like: MQEELHQFESNNVWYLVPEPSDRTLIRMRWVFINKLDEFGNATRNKARLVVQGYNQEGGIDYDETFAPDARLKAITILIAFASHMKFKLFQMHVKSAFMNGY; this comes from the coding sequence ATGCAAGAAgaactccatcaatttgagagTAACAATGTGTGGTATCTTGTTCCCGAACCTTCAGATAGAACTCTTATTAGAATGAGGTGGGTGTTCATAAACaagcttgatgagtttggaaatgCAACAAGAAACAAGGCTAggttggtggttcaaggatataatCAAGAGGGAGGAATTGattatgatgaaacttttgctccAGATGCAAGGCTGAAAGCCATCACAATTCTCATTGCTTTTGCATCTCATATgaaattcaaattgttccaaatgcATGTCAAGAGTGCCTTTATGAATGGATATTAA